Genomic DNA from Paenibacillus sp. KS-LC4:
TGCTTTTTGTATGGCGCGGTTACCCGCTTATTGTCTTGTTCTGGCAACCTCTATCACTCCATAAGCAATTTTTGAAGAATGTAAATGCCGCCGCTCAAAGCCGAGTCTTGCAAACTCTTCACTATGGCGATGCTCCTTAAGCACGACGGTTTTGCGTGCCACTCGCAGCGCTTCGGTCACTGCCTCGGCAGACAATGCATTGTGATTGACCAATTGGCGCAGCGGCTGAATCGAGCTCGACTCATGAATCGGCTGCCGGAACATCGGGTCAAAATATACGACGTCGACGCTTTGATCTGGCAGCTGCCGCAAGTAGTCCAGATGGTTCATGCTGATCATGCGAATTCTGCGCATCGCCGCATCCACATCAGCAAGCCCTGATTCATAGACGGCAAGCCCTTCACGCACCAAGGCGCATAGCACACGCTCGCTTTCAATAGCAGTAACTTGTCCAGATGTGCCTGCCGCATAAGCAAATACGAGAGAATCAGAGGCAAGACCAGCTGTACAATCTACAATTGTATCGCCTTCCTCGCAGCGGGAGAGCGTAATGAGCGGATCGGCCTCTCCCCTTCGAAGCCGCTTGACTCTCACAAAAGCCATGCTGGGGTGAAAAAATAACGGCGTATCCGTCTGTCCTTCATAATACCTGACTTCGCGATCCGTCACAACAAACAGACGAATCTCGGCCATCTCGGCGCCGATTTGCCGCAGCGTCATTCTGCCCCTCGTTTTGTAAGGAACGGACAGCTCACTTGCGATTCTTCTCGCCTTGGCTACCGTTGCCTCAGATGGACGATCAGCGGTCGTTACGATCATGACATCACCCGCTTAAACATTTTTTCAAGCTGATAGGTGGACATATGCACGACGATCGGGCGTCCATGCGGGCAGGTATACGGTTGATGGCATGCCCCAAGCCTTGAAAGCAGCGCCTCGCCCTCTTCACGCGTAAGCCTATCGTTAGCTTTAATTGATGCTTTGCACGAGCACATAATAGCAGCCTTCTCACGCAGCTTGGCAATATTAATAGATTTGCGCTCGGTCAGCAGCAAATCAGCCATCTCTTCAATAATATCCTGCTCCTCGCCATCCGGCAGCCACTGCGGATAGGCGCGCACAAGAAACGTTTGCGAGCCAAATGGCTCAAGCTCGACGCCAGCTTCGTTAAATAACGGCAGCAAGCCGCGCAGTTGCTCCGCCTCACCCGGCGTAAACTCCAGCGTAAGCGGCACTAGCAGCTGCTGGCTTGCAGCCTCGGGCATCCCGAACTTAGCGTAATAATATTCATAATTGATCCGCTCATGCGCCGCATGCTGGTCAATTAAATACAGCCCTTCCTCGGACTGCGCCACAATATACGTCCCATGCAGCTGGCCAATCCAGTGCAGCTCGGGAAAACCGGCTTCATTCGCAGCTGAAGGCTGCTCTGGAGCAGCGCTCGCTTGGCTGTCTTGCCCAAGATTACTATCGGGCAAGGGGGCTGCATGAACAGAGGCAGCAGCTTCACTGCTTAAATCGGCCGTTGCTGCCCCTATTCCTTCCAATCCGCTGCCGGGCTCGTTTCCTGCTGCCACAGACTGCGCGCTAGCCACGCTAGCCGCGTCTTGACGAATCCATGAAGGCTCGGATGGAAGCGGAGCGTCTTCGCTTTGCGACTGCGAATGATTCGCCCCAACACGACCACCGGGCTGCCTTGCCTCAGAGGCAAGGCTCCCCCATGCGGCGCTTGCTTCACGCGTCAGGCCATTTCCAGCCTGAGCAGGCTTGTACAAACGCTCCGCTGCATCCTTCGGCACAAACTCTCTGGCTGCACCTTGTCCAAATGGAGAGTAGGGTGCCTGTGCGAGCGGCCTCTCCCTTTTGGTGTCCTTGTCTGGCACGGGAGGCGTTTTTGGCTCTGGGCGATGAAAGGACATAGCTCCCTGAACAAATACCGGTCCGGACCTTTTTTGATTATGTATAGAATCCGGGCCTGGAATATGACGCTCCTTTCCAAGCGCAGCCTGAATAGCGGACTCAACGAGTGTCCGCAGCTCTGCCTCCTTGCTGAAGCGCACCTCCATTTTGGAAGGATGAACGTTTACATCAAGCAGGCTTGGATGCATGCCGATCTCAATAATCGCAAGCGGAAAACGATTAATCGGCAGCAGCGTATGGTAAGCCTGAAGCATAGCCTGATTAACCGCATGACTGCGAATATAACGACCATTCACAATAACGGTTATGCCATTTCGATTGGAACGTGTCAGCTCAGGCTTGGAAATATAGCCTATAAGCTCATAATCCGGGCTATCGCCTTGTATCGCCATCATCGCCTTAGCCGTGTTGGAGCCGTAAATCGCAGCAATAACCTGCAACCGGTCGCCTGTGCCGAGCGTTCGCAGCAGCGTATTGCCATTGTGCTTCAGTGTGAAAGCAATGCCGGGATGTGCAAGCGCAATACGGTAAATATAATCTGAAATATGTCCAAGCTCGGTTTGCACCGCCTTCATATATTTCAACCGGGCAGGCGTATTGTAAAACAAGTCGCGAACGGTCATATCCGTACCTTGCGGCGTTGCAGCCGGAATGCTGGCTGTTATCGTTCCGCCTTCGATGGACAGCTTATGGCCTAAGCCAGTCTGTCCGGTAGAAGACAAGCATTCCAGCCGAGAAACGGCCGCGATACTTGGCAGCGCCTCGCCGCGAAAGCCCAGGCTTGCAATGCGGAACAGGTCGCTGCTCGTGGCGATTTTGCTCGTAGCATGGCGCTGGAATGCCGTTTCGATTTCTTCGGCAGGAATGCCCGAGCCATTGTCAGTAACACGAATAAGGTTTAAGCCGCCCTCCTCCACTGTGATGTCGATTGTGGAGCTGCCGGCATCGACAGCATTTTCGACCAGCTCCTTAATAACAGAAGCCGGCCTTTCTACCACTTCGCCTGCGGCAATCTGATTCGCGAGCTGCTCGTCCAGCACTAGAATTTTCCCCATTTAAGTTCTCCTCCTTCCCACGCGGACATGCCGCTTCTAGTCGTTCATTTTGCGCTTCATATCACCAATCCACTGCATCGCCTGCATTGGCGTCATATTATATAGGTCGAGCTTACGCAGCTGTTCAGCAAGCTGCTCAGATTTCGCATTTCCTTTGCGGCGACCCGAATCAGCCTGCGCAGCAGCTGGCTCATCCCAAATAGACAGTTGGATCGCCGCAGCCGTTTCACGTACGGCAGCACTTGCTGCTTGGGTAGCCGAATGATCTGTATCCGATGAATTGCCGCTATAGGCATGTTCAGGAGCATTGGATAAAGCAGGAGCCTGCTGCTCAGCCGTCAGACCTCCTGTTCCAGCAACAGCACCTGCCCTCACCTTGCTGCTCGCATTCGTTTCAACCACTGCTTCCGAAACTTCCAACAGCTCATAGGAGCGGGAAATAATGGACTCTGGCAAGCCTGCCAGCTTCGCGCAATAAATGCCGTAGCTCGTACCGGCTGCGCCAGGTATCAGCTTACGCAAAAAGGTCACATGATCGCCACTTTCCTGTACCGCCATACAAGCGTTGGTCAACAACGGCAAGGAATCCTCCAAATGCGACAGCTCGTGAAAATGAGTCGATACGAGCGCTTTACAGCGAATTTGATGATGGACATATTCAATAACCGCTTGGGCAATGGCCATGCCTTCGCCCGTAGAGGTGCCTCGTCCAAGCTCGTCAATAATAACAAGGCTGTTCTCCGTTGCCTTCTCGGTCATAATTTGAATATCCTTCATCTCGACCATGAACGTGCTTTGTCCGCCAATCAGGTCATCCGCCGCGCCAATTCGCGTGAAAATTCGGTCGATCAGCGGAATTTGCGCCGATTTTGCCGGAACAAAGCAGCCGATTTGCGCCATAATGCCGATTAATGCGACTTGGCGCATGTAGGTGCTTTTGCCCGCCATATTTGGCCCCGTAATAAGCAGCATCGTATTATGCTCTTTATGAAGCTCCGTTGCATTAGCGATGAAAGCTGCCCCATTTTCCATAACGGCCTCAACAACAGGATGTCTGCCTTCTTCGATGACCATATCAAACGAATCGGTAATCGAGGGGCGAGTAAATCTGCGTTCAGCACTTACCGTCGCAAATGCCTGATACACATCTAGCTCGGCTATGACCTCTGCAAGGAGCTGAAGGCGGTGAAGCTGCCCTGCTAAATGCTCTCGCAGCTCTAGAAACCGCTCGTATTCGAGATCGACCATTTTCTCCTCAGCTTCAAGAATAAGACGCTCCTTCTCCTTCAGCTCAGGCGTTACGAAGCGCTCAGCATTAGAAAGCGTCTGTTTTCTTTCGTAGCGGCCTTCCGGCAGCATCGCGAGATTGGCTTTGGAAACTTCGAGATAGTAGCCAAATACTTTATTGTAGCCGATTTTGAGCGAGCGAATGCCGGTTGCCTCGCGTTCCGCACGCTCCAGCTCAGCGAGCCATTTTTTGCCATTGGTGCTAGCTTCCTTAAGCTGGTCTAAATAAGCATCGTAGCCCGCGCGAATAAGTCCGCCTTCGCGAATTGAGACTGGCGGCTCGTCTACGACGACCGTCGCAATCATATCCGCCAAATCGGCGCAATCGTCCAATCCGTCTACGAGCTGCTCCAGTCGCTGCGAGCCCGAGTCATTGCATAGCTGGACTAGCTGAGGAACGCGCTGAATGGACGTTTTAAGGGCATTCATGTCGCGTCCATTAGCACTGCCGAATGCCACTCTGCCGACCAAGCGCTCCAGATCATAAATATCATGCAGCTCCGCACGAATATCATCGCGCAAAATCAAATTCCGATACAAAGTATCAACGGCCTCAAGCCTTGCTTCAATTGCGGTGCGCGAAAGCAGCGGCTTGTCGATCCAGCGGCGCATCAGCCTTGCACCCATTGAGGTTTGGCTGCGGTCAAGCAGCCAAAGCAGCGAGCCTTTCTTCGAGCGGTCGCGCACGGTCTCGGTCAGCTCCAAATTTCGGCGGGTATAATGATCTAAAATCATATATTGACCCGGCTCATAGCTGCGGATTGCGCGAACATGACCGAGTGAACGCTTTTGCGTATCATCCAAATAGCCGATCAGCAGATTCACAGCGCGCAAGCGTGCCTCATTCAGCTGTACAAGCTCCTGCCTGCCGAACTGGTCAAGCAGCTTTTGCTCTGGTACAAGCTCGCGCTTAGTCAGCAATATCGGACGATTCCAAGCATTTGAAGCTTGAAGCTTGTCAAGCAAATCCTCATCACCAACAATTTCAGCGGGCTGATAGACGTTAATTTCATCAATCAGCGCTTCCATCTGGAGCGGGAACGAAGTAACATACAGCTCACCCGTGGATAAATCGCAGGAGGATATCGCTACATTTCCATTGACGAGGGCAACCGCTGAAATAAAGTTATTCGTTTTATCGGACAGCGCCTTCGACTCCATGACCGTACCCGGCGTAATGACCTGCACAATTTCACGTCGTACGACGCCCTTGGCAGCAGCGGGATCCTCGACCTGCTCGCAAATGGCAACCTTGTACCCTTTTTCAACGAGTCTTGCGATATAGTTTTGCGCAGAATGGTAGGGTACGCCGCACATTGGAATTTTTTCAGCGCCGCCCCCTTCTCTGCCGGTTAGTGTAATTTCAAGCTCTCGCGAGGCCGCAATCGCATCTTCAAAAAACATTTCATAAAAATCGCCCAGACGAAAAAAAAGAAACGCATCCTTCGCTTCTTCTTTAATCGCTAGGTATTGCATAATCATCGGGGTGTAGCTTGCCACAGTTGCCCCTCCTTTATTTTTGTAAGCGAACGCGGGTGTTCGCAATCTAGGGCGTGTCTGAGAACGCTGAGGGCAGCCAATTTTGCCGAATTTTCGTTCCATGCAAGGCGCGTTTGTGAAGGCGTACCGGGGGTACGGCAAGCAAACGGAACGAAGCAGGGGGCGAAAAGGCGGTGAAAGGAGCCACTGAACGGGTTTTCAGACACGCCCTAGGTTTATCGTATGCTCAGAGCCGTAAATTCCGCCAAATCTCCGAAATTCTAATCAAGCAGCTTTCTACTATTATATCAAGCGTTGGCTTGCCGCGCCAACTTGTCTATTTTTCCGGGTATGCATGAAGGGGGAAAAGCTGGGGGTCTATGCCTAATAAAGGGAGAAGTAACGGGAGATAGAGCAGGAAGTAAAGCATGAAGTTACGCGGAGAAAAGCGGGAAAAAGCGAAGAAAAAAGAGGAGAATGGCCTGTTTGCTTGGCATACAAGCCATTTTGAAGGTGCAGGAACCCCCGCTGTTAATCACGTGCGGAAAAAAGGGCGAATTAAAGATTAAAGATTAAAGATTAAAGATTAAAAATTAAAGATTAAAGATTAAAGATTAAAGATTAAAGATTACACCTTATGTCGTCCTTTTGTTAGACGACCGGTTAGAAGCAGGAGCTGGCATGGGGATGCGCCATTTGTGGCGGATGTCAGCCCGCTCATCCCAGATTATGCCGCGCCGCGCTGCATCGAGCAAAGGCTCGATGTCGGCTGCAAGCGCCGCATAGCTTGGCGTCGCCGCGAGTGCCGCAGCTAGCGGGTCTAAGCACCCGGCCAGCGCCGTGCGGTCGCCGGAGTAGAAGGCTTCGACATACCGCTCGTCAAGAGCCGGTATGTCTGTGAGGGCTCTAGTCTCGCGCGCGCACAGCAGCGCGAGCGCGAGCACTGCTTTTGCCGCTGCTGGCGAGATGAGCCAGCTCGGCAGCGTGCGGTATTCGAAGCCGCCATGCGGCTGCTGGCGGTATTCGCCAAGGGCGCCGTAACGGGGGCGTCTGCCCCGGCCGGCCGAGTCTTCAACGAGCGCGAGCGGAAACGCCGCGTAGCTGTCGAGCAGCCGCAGCAATCGGCTGGACAGCGGCGTGCCGCTGATATGGATGTGCCCGCCGAGCGGCAGCCCCGGCACGGGCATGGCTCCGGCGACCCAGCAGAGGCTAGTGTCGCTGATGCGCTCGGCGGCGCGCAGCAGCAGTCGCCGGAGGTTCGCGGCCAGCGCGGCCGGGCTTTCGGCCGGCTCGGGCCGCAGCTCGGCGACGGGATAGACGATCCGTCGCCCAATAAGCATCGCGTCGCTGCCCGCTGCCCCCTGGGCGCCATCGCCAAAAAAGCGCGAAGCCGGCACAATTCGCCCATCCGGCCGCATTAGCGCAAACTCCGGGTCGGCGCCCAGCATCAGCTTGGGCGCCGTTCCCGGCAAAGGCGCTGCGGCCGCCTCATACCAGGCGGCCATTCGCGCCAAGCCCACTGCGCGCAGCTTCGCATCGCGCACAGCCCCCGCTGCGCGGACGGCGGCTCGCCCGCCTGCGCCAAGCACAACCTCGGCCTCGCCCATATCGAGGCCGAGTGCATACAAAGCGGCGACTGCGGCGCGGATGACCCGCCGCAGAGCCGCATCCCGCGGCCATGGCGCTGCCGCATGGCCGCCCGGCTCCGCCCGCAGCAGCTGCTGCCCGGCTGCGGGCCTGCCCCACCGATCGAGGCGCTGCAGCTCGATCGGCTCCAAATGCGCGATAGCGACCTTATATAATCGGTCGCTATCTCCCAGCTCCTGCCGCCGAAGCAGGCCTGCCCGGCGCAGTCTTTGCTGCTGCTCGGCGGGAGACATCGCCGCGATGCCGAGCTCGCCCTCATTCAGCAGCCAGATGCCGCTTGGCAAAGCAGGCAGCCCCTTCTTTTTCTCAAAAGCGCAGCCGCTCACGATAACCGCATCGCCAGTCTTAACCTCATTAAGCAGGCTTGCGGCCGGAGGTGATTCAGCGGCAGCAGTCTCTTTCCCTGCCCGCTCCATCCGCCCGGTACTGCTGTTCCACAGCCACACTGCCGCCATCTCATTACTCCCTTCTGCATGACCTGCTTGCCTTAACTTATGAGCTTTATTTCCTGCCTATAAGCCCCTTTTCCAATTCCAGCCCTAGGGCATCCGCCCGAATATGTTTAATTGCAACAAAAAGAGGGCTTTCGCCCTCAAGTTTGCGG
This window encodes:
- the mutL gene encoding DNA mismatch repair endonuclease MutL, whose product is MGKILVLDEQLANQIAAGEVVERPASVIKELVENAVDAGSSTIDITVEEGGLNLIRVTDNGSGIPAEEIETAFQRHATSKIATSSDLFRIASLGFRGEALPSIAAVSRLECLSSTGQTGLGHKLSIEGGTITASIPAATPQGTDMTVRDLFYNTPARLKYMKAVQTELGHISDYIYRIALAHPGIAFTLKHNGNTLLRTLGTGDRLQVIAAIYGSNTAKAMMAIQGDSPDYELIGYISKPELTRSNRNGITVIVNGRYIRSHAVNQAMLQAYHTLLPINRFPLAIIEIGMHPSLLDVNVHPSKMEVRFSKEAELRTLVESAIQAALGKERHIPGPDSIHNQKRSGPVFVQGAMSFHRPEPKTPPVPDKDTKRERPLAQAPYSPFGQGAAREFVPKDAAERLYKPAQAGNGLTREASAAWGSLASEARQPGGRVGANHSQSQSEDAPLPSEPSWIRQDAASVASAQSVAAGNEPGSGLEGIGAATADLSSEAAASVHAAPLPDSNLGQDSQASAAPEQPSAANEAGFPELHWIGQLHGTYIVAQSEEGLYLIDQHAAHERINYEYYYAKFGMPEAASQQLLVPLTLEFTPGEAEQLRGLLPLFNEAGVELEPFGSQTFLVRAYPQWLPDGEEQDIIEEMADLLLTERKSINIAKLREKAAIMCSCKASIKANDRLTREEGEALLSRLGACHQPYTCPHGRPIVVHMSTYQLEKMFKRVMS
- the mutS gene encoding DNA mismatch repair protein MutS → MASYTPMIMQYLAIKEEAKDAFLFFRLGDFYEMFFEDAIAASRELEITLTGREGGGAEKIPMCGVPYHSAQNYIARLVEKGYKVAICEQVEDPAAAKGVVRREIVQVITPGTVMESKALSDKTNNFISAVALVNGNVAISSCDLSTGELYVTSFPLQMEALIDEINVYQPAEIVGDEDLLDKLQASNAWNRPILLTKRELVPEQKLLDQFGRQELVQLNEARLRAVNLLIGYLDDTQKRSLGHVRAIRSYEPGQYMILDHYTRRNLELTETVRDRSKKGSLLWLLDRSQTSMGARLMRRWIDKPLLSRTAIEARLEAVDTLYRNLILRDDIRAELHDIYDLERLVGRVAFGSANGRDMNALKTSIQRVPQLVQLCNDSGSQRLEQLVDGLDDCADLADMIATVVVDEPPVSIREGGLIRAGYDAYLDQLKEASTNGKKWLAELERAEREATGIRSLKIGYNKVFGYYLEVSKANLAMLPEGRYERKQTLSNAERFVTPELKEKERLILEAEEKMVDLEYERFLELREHLAGQLHRLQLLAEVIAELDVYQAFATVSAERRFTRPSITDSFDMVIEEGRHPVVEAVMENGAAFIANATELHKEHNTMLLITGPNMAGKSTYMRQVALIGIMAQIGCFVPAKSAQIPLIDRIFTRIGAADDLIGGQSTFMVEMKDIQIMTEKATENSLVIIDELGRGTSTGEGMAIAQAVIEYVHHQIRCKALVSTHFHELSHLEDSLPLLTNACMAVQESGDHVTFLRKLIPGAAGTSYGIYCAKLAGLPESIISRSYELLEVSEAVVETNASSKVRAGAVAGTGGLTAEQQAPALSNAPEHAYSGNSSDTDHSATQAASAAVRETAAAIQLSIWDEPAAAQADSGRRKGNAKSEQLAEQLRKLDLYNMTPMQAMQWIGDMKRKMND
- a CDS encoding class I SAM-dependent methyltransferase, with translation MIVTTADRPSEATVAKARRIASELSVPYKTRGRMTLRQIGAEMAEIRLFVVTDREVRYYEGQTDTPLFFHPSMAFVRVKRLRRGEADPLITLSRCEEGDTIVDCTAGLASDSLVFAYAAGTSGQVTAIESERVLCALVREGLAVYESGLADVDAAMRRIRMISMNHLDYLRQLPDQSVDVVYFDPMFRQPIHESSSIQPLRQLVNHNALSAEAVTEALRVARKTVVLKEHRHSEEFARLGFERRHLHSSKIAYGVIEVARTRQ